The Natrinema caseinilyticum genomic sequence GTTTCGTCGACCGGACGTGATCGAAACACGACCCGTGCGTGAGGAACTAGCTCTTGGTGGAAGAGCGACGTATCAGGGGTCCATCCGGTGGTACCTGCTTCTCGCGAAGACGGACACGCAAAAACGAACGTTCACGTTCCGGACGAACGAACGGTGGCTCACAGATGCGACTCGAGGACGGAAGTGCAACACTTCGGAACGCCATCCCGGCGGAGTACGGCGAATTCGTCGCAGTCGTCACCGAACTCGGCGGGACGACGGTTCTCACGCTCCTCCTCGCGGTATTGTTCTGGTGCTCGGATCGACGCCGGAGCGCCCTCGTGATCAGCTATGCGGTGGCCGGGCTCGGGCTCTTGCTGTCGATCAAAACGCTGATGGCCCTCCCGCGACCGCCGGAAGACGCGATGCTCGTGGCACTCGAGGGCGAACGCGACGGGTACGGTTTTCCGAGCGGTCACGCGTTCGCGGCGACGGTCGTCTACGGTGGCCTCGTCGCGGCGTACGACCGCCTGGGCGACTGGCGGGCCGTCGCCGGGGCGAGCACGCTCGTCGCCGCCGTCTCGCTCTCTCGAGTCGTCCTCGGGGTTCACTACCTGGGCGATGTGATCGTCGGCGTCGCGCTCGGAATCGCGTTCGTGATCGCGATGAATCGACTCACGGGCGGCGATCCGACGAACGGGTTCACGATCGCGGTCTGCCTCTCGATCCCCGCTGTCTTCATCGTCGGTGGCACCGAGGACGCGCTGCTCGGCCTCGGTGGCTCGGTCGGCGGCCTCGTCGCCTCGCGCCGGCTCGCAGCGCTTCCGGAACTGCGCTCCCGACTCGAGGGGGGTGTCCTCGTCGGCGTCGGCGGGTCGTTCGTCGCCGTTGTCCGCGAACTCGAATCCGTCGTCGCGCCGGTCGACCCGCTGCTCGTCGTCCTCTAGGGCGTCTTCCTCGCACCGGCCGCCGTCGGTCGACTCGAGTTCGACGCGCTCGAGTCGCCGGGGACGTGAGGCGACGACGGACCGCCGGGTGCGAAATCGACACCCGTGTCGGACTGTCCGCGATAACCAGCGGCGCTTTTACCGGTCGGCGTCCGACCTACGGGCATGAAAATTCCGCTGGGAACGGGCACGATCGACGTGCGATTTCCCGACTGCGACGTGACGGTCGCCAGACCGCCGGGCGGCGAGGGTGTCGACGTTCGCACAGCCGCCGAACGCGCGCTCGAGGACCCGCTCGGTCCGCCGCTCGAAGATCGCCTCGATCCGGACGACGAGATCGCGATCGTCGTCACGGATATCACGCGCAAAGTGCCGGACGACGTCCTGTTGGACGTCCTGCTCGAACGCCTCGAAGACAGCGGGGTCGACCGCGAGCAGGTGACGGTCGTGATCGGACTCGGACTCCATCGGCCGATGGCCGACGACGAGATCGAGGCGATGCTCGGCCCCCACGCCGATCTGGCGATCAATCACGATCCAGACTCGGTCGTCGAAGTCGGACGGGTCGGTGACGGGGTTCCCGTCGAAATCGGCGATCCGGTCGCAACCGCGGACGCCGTCCTCTCGACGGGCGTCGTCGAACCGCACCAGTACGCGGGGTTCAGCGGCGGCGCGAAAACCGTCGTGATCGGCGCCGGCAGCGAATCGATCATCCGCTACACGCACGGCCCCGACATGCTCTCCCGCGAGGGCGTCCGCCTCGGCCGCATCGACGGGAATCCGTTCCGCGAAACGGTCGATCGGGCGGGCGACCTCGCCGGCATCGACTTCTCGCTGAACCTGACCCACGGCCCCGCCGGCGTCCTCGGCGTTCGCGCCGGCGACGGCCGCCGCGTCGTCGACGAACTCGCAACGATCGCTCGCGCCGCGCTCTCGGTTCCCATCGACCGCGAGTTCGACGCGGTGATCTGCGGCGTCGGCGCGCCCAAGGACGCGAACCTCTATCAGGCGACGCGAGCAGCGACCTACGTCGCGCTCGGCGATCGGAATCCGGTGTGCGAGGGCGGCCGACTCGTCGTCCCCGCGGAACTACCCGAGGGAGCCGGAGAGGGAACCGGCGAACGTCGCTTCTACCGCCGTCTGCGCGAGGCGGCCGACGCCGGCTCGCTGTACGAAACGATGCGCGAGGGATACGAACCCGGCGCCCAGCGGGCGTTCGTCGTGGCGCGCGTCCTCCGCGATCACGACCTCTACGTGACGAACAGTGCGACACCGGACGTCGTCGACGAGTGTCTCATGCACCCGGCGAACGACGTCACGGACGCGCTCGAGGACGGCACCGAGGTACTCGTGGTCCCCGACGCGATGAATACGCTCCTCGTCGACGGTGCGCGGTAACCGATCGCACCACCTGGAACGGGAACGGACGTGAGACGGTGGAGGAACGGAGACACCGTCGTCTCTGCTCCGAGAGGGCACGGCAGCGGATCGGGACCGCTTCATCTGCAGTCCGCACAATGGGATCGCAGCGGGCGACTGGTCTCCCTTCCCCCGGGGTGCTAACTTTAAGAATCTAGAGATAGTTCTCGGATATATGACAGTAGAGCGGCATAAGAACGGAAAACGGGTTATTCGGAGATGGGACGACGTGTTCAAAGCCCTCTCGGCGGAACCGCGCCGCCAGCTAATCGTCTCGCTGGCAGATGCACCCGCGACGCAGACGGTGTCACTCCCGGAGAGCGCAATAAACCCGAACGCTCCCGCCGATCCTGCGGTGCTCACGCAGGAGTTGTGCCACCGACACCTTCCGCTGTTGGCCGATTTCGAATTCGTCGAGTGGGAGCCCGACCCGTTGGTCGCATCCCGCGGCTCACGGTTCGACGAAGTCGCCGTGGTCTTCGACTCCCTGCACTCGGCGGCGACCGATATTCCGGATTCGCTGGTCGTCGGCTGTCAGCGATTGGAATGGGAACAGCAACTGTCGGCCGAGGACTGACCGGTCGACGGGGCCGGTCAGTCCGAGTCCACCCCGCGCAACCGTGTCCTCGTCGGTACGTCGGATACACGCGAGGGAACCGACGGTCCCGAATCAGTCCTCCTCGTCGGCCGCCTCCCAGAGCGGATAGAGGTCGTCCTCGACCGGTTCCGTAATCGAGTCCGTGCCGAGCAGAAGTTCCGGTCCCTCGCCGTCGAGTTCACGGACGGTTCCGATCTCGGCCGCCTCGAGGCCCGTTTCCTCGAGGGACGCGAGACAGTCGTCCAGTTCGTCCGCGGGCACGGTCGCGATCAGCGCGCCGGAGCCGAAAATTCGCATCGGGTCGACGCCGGCCGCCTCGCACAGCCGTTCCGTCTCCTCGCGTATCGCCACCGCGTCGCGATCCACCTCGAGTCTGACGTTCGACGCCCGAGCCACCTCGAGCAACCCCGCCGCGACACCGCCCTCGGTCGGGTCGTGCATCGCGGTCGCGTACTCGCGGACGACGCGGGCGTCGGGAACGACGCTGATCTCCTC encodes the following:
- a CDS encoding phosphatase PAP2 family protein — its product is MRLEDGSATLRNAIPAEYGEFVAVVTELGGTTVLTLLLAVLFWCSDRRRSALVISYAVAGLGLLLSIKTLMALPRPPEDAMLVALEGERDGYGFPSGHAFAATVVYGGLVAAYDRLGDWRAVAGASTLVAAVSLSRVVLGVHYLGDVIVGVALGIAFVIAMNRLTGGDPTNGFTIAVCLSIPAVFIVGGTEDALLGLGGSVGGLVASRRLAALPELRSRLEGGVLVGVGGSFVAVVRELESVVAPVDPLLVVL
- a CDS encoding lactate racemase domain-containing protein, encoding MKIPLGTGTIDVRFPDCDVTVARPPGGEGVDVRTAAERALEDPLGPPLEDRLDPDDEIAIVVTDITRKVPDDVLLDVLLERLEDSGVDREQVTVVIGLGLHRPMADDEIEAMLGPHADLAINHDPDSVVEVGRVGDGVPVEIGDPVATADAVLSTGVVEPHQYAGFSGGAKTVVIGAGSESIIRYTHGPDMLSREGVRLGRIDGNPFRETVDRAGDLAGIDFSLNLTHGPAGVLGVRAGDGRRVVDELATIARAALSVPIDREFDAVICGVGAPKDANLYQATRAATYVALGDRNPVCEGGRLVVPAELPEGAGEGTGERRFYRRLREAADAGSLYETMREGYEPGAQRAFVVARVLRDHDLYVTNSATPDVVDECLMHPANDVTDALEDGTEVLVVPDAMNTLLVDGAR